The Acidobacteriota bacterium genome segment AGATCATCCCCGTGGACGTCTACATCCCGGGCTGCCCGCCGCGGCCGGAGACGGTCCTCGACGGGCTCCTCAAGCTCCAGGACAGGATCCAACGGCAGAAACAGGATTGGCGATGGGCCCGGAAACCCTGATCGGGGAGATCCGGGCCAGGCTCGGCCCGGCCGTCGAGGGCGTCGCCGATTCCTTCGGGGACCCGGTCCTCGTCCTCCGCGCCGCGGACGTCCGCCCGGCCCTGGCCGCCCTGCGCGAGCCTCCGTTCGACTACGCGGTCCTCCTCGACCTGACCTGCGTCGATTACGCGGCGGGGGAGGGCCGGTTCGAGCTCGTCTACCACCTCTATTCGCTCTCCCGCAACGTCCGCCTGCGGCTCAAGGCCTCGGTCCCGGCCGCCGACCCGGCCGTCGGGAGCCTGGTCGGCCTGTGGAAGAACGCCGAATGGCTCGAGCGCGAGGTCTTCGACATGTTCGGAGTCCGGTTCGAGGGCCACCCCTATCTCCGGCGGCTCCTGACCTACGAGGGCTTCGAGGGGCACCCGCTGAGGAAGTCCTATCCCTGGCGGCTGGAGCAGCCCCGCATCCCGATGAAGGGCGAGGGCTGACGTGGATCCCCGGACACGGCTCGAGCGGCAGGCCCGGCCCGAGAGCATGCTGGTCAACATGGGCCCGTCCCACCCGGCCATGCACGGCACCATGAGGATCATGCTCGAGCTCGACGCCGAGAGGATCGTCAACGCCGAGTGCGAGATCGGCTATCTCCACCGCGGCTTCGAAAAGACCTGCGAGAACAGGACCTGGTTCAACCTGCTCATCTACACCGACCGGCTGAACTACGTCTCGCCGCTCATCAACAACCTCGGCTATGCCATGACCATGGAGAAGATGCTCGGCCTGGCGGTCCCCGAGCGGGCCCAGCTCATCCGGGTCCTCATGAGCGAGCTCTCGCGCGTCTCCGACCACCTGACCTCGCTCGCGGCCATGGCCATGGAGAACGGCGCCTTCACCGTCTTCCTCTATATGATGAAGGCCCGCGAGTTCCTCTGGGACGTTATCGAGCAGACGGCCGGGGCGCGGATGACGACCTCCTACATCCGCATCGGCGGCGTCCGGGCCGACCTCCGCCCCGGCTGGCGGACCTCGCTGGCGACGGCCGTCGGCGAAACCCGCCGGGTCCTCAAGGACGTCGCCGGCCTGCTCGACAAGAACAGCATCTTCATCGGCCGGACCCGCGGCGTCGGGGCCATCTCGAAGGATGACGCCCTGTCCTACGGCTGGACAGGCCCCTGCCTGAGATCGACGGGCATCGCCTACGACGTCCGCAAGGCCCATCCCTATCTCGTCTACGACCGCCTCGACTTCGAGGTGCCGGTCGGCGAATGCGGCGACAGCTACGACCGCTACAGCGTGCGCATGCGCGAGATGGAGCAGAGCCTGAGGATCCTCGAGCAGGTCGCCGCCCTCATCCCCGATGCGGCGCCCCTGCCGGCCGGGCCGGCGATCGAGCCCGGGGAGGCCATCCGGAGGTCCCGGCGGGCGCGCGCGGCCGGGCCCATCCGCCTGTCCCCGAACCTGGAGGGCTCCGAGAAGGAGCGCCTGGCCGGCCTGACCGCCGGGGACGGCCGCGCGGGCGTCCCCCCGAAAGAGGACGCCTACACGACCATGGAAGGGCTCATCGCCCATTTCCTCTTTTTCATGAACGGCAAGGGCATACGGCCGCCCAAGGGCGACGTCTATTTCTCCGTCGAGGGCGGCAACGGCGAGGTCGGCTTCTACATCGTCTCGGACGGCACCGACCGTCCCTACCGGCTCCATCTCCGGGCGCCTTGCTTCCATATCGTCTCGGCGCTCGACGAGCTCATCAAGGGGCGGCTCGTCGCCGACGTCGTCCCGACCTTCGGCTCGCTGAACATGATCGGCGGGGAGCTCGACCGATGACCTACTCCCCCTCGCCGGACGCCCTCCGCAGGATCGAGGAGGCCATCGCCCTCTACCCGGAGAGGACCGCCGCCCTGCTCCCGGTCCTCCGGATCATCCAGGAGGAGGCCGGCTTCATCCCGCCGGCCGCGGAGATCTGGGCGGCCGCCAAGCTCGGGGTCAGGCCGGCCAGGGTCCGCGAGGTCCTTTCGTTCTACAGCATGCTCCGGCGGGCGCCCGGCGGACGCCACACCCTGGAGATCTGCCGGAACATCAGCTGCTACCTGGCCGGCGCCGAGGATCTGCTGGGCTTCATCTCCGGCATCCTGGGGATCAAGCCGGGCGAGACGACGCCCGATGGGGCCATCAGCCTGGCCGCGGTCGAGTGCCTCGGGAACTGCGACCACGCGCCCTGCCTCCAGGTCGACGGCGTCGATCGCGGGCCGATGACCCGCGAGGCGGCCGCGGCCCTGATCAAGGAGCTCAAAGGGAATGGCTGAGACGACGAGCGTTCCGCTCCTGCCCGCCGACGAGGGCGCCTGGCGGCTCGAGTCCTACCTCCGCGGCGGCGGGTACGCGACGGCCCGGCGGGTCATCACCTCGATGGCTCCGGCCGACGTCGTCGCCGAGGTCCGCAAGGCCTCGCTGCGCGGCCGGGGAGGGGCGGGCTTCCCGGCCGGGACGAAATGGGGCTTCGTGCCGCAGGGCGGGAGCGGTCCGAGATACCTCTGCGTCAACGCCGACGAGGCCGAGCCGGGGACCTTCAAGGACCGGCTCGTCCTTCTCCGCGCCCCGCACCGGCTGCTCGAGGGCATGCTCATCACGGCCTTCGCCGTCGGCATCCGGAGCGCCTTCATCTATGTCCGCGGCGAATACGGTCCGATGGCCCGGCGCCTGGAGGAGGCGATCGTCGAGGCCCGGGCGGCGGGCCTGGCCGGGCCGGGACTCTTCGGCACGGGATTCGGGCTGGAGATCGTGGTCCACCGCGGCGCCGGGGCCTACATCTGCGGCGAGGAGACGGCGCTCCTCGAATCGCTCGAGGGCCGCCGCAGCCAGCCCCGGGTCAAGCCGCCGTTCCCGGCGGCCGTCGGCCTGTTCCGCTCGCCCACGGTCATCAACAACGTCGAGACCATCGCCTCCGTGCCCGGGATCATGGCCCGGGGCGCGGACTGGTTCCTCGGCCGGGGGCGGCCCAACGACGGCGGGACCCGGCTCTATTGCGTCAGCGGCGCCGTCCGGAAGCCCGGCGTTTACGAACTCCCGGTGGGCACGCCTCTCCGGGAGATCATCGAGCTCCACGCCGGGGGGCCGCCCGAGGGAACGGCGATCAAGGCCGTCATCCCGGGCGGGCTCTCGGCGCCGCTGCTCGCCGCCGGGGAGATCGACGTGGCCATGGACGTCGGATCCCTGGCCGGGGCCGGCTCAATGCTCGGCTCGGCCGGCATCATCGTCGTCCCTCGGGGCGCGCCCATGCTCGACGTCCTTCTGACGACGGCCCGCTTCTACGCCCACGAATCCTGCGGCAAGTGCGCGCCCTGCCGCCTCGGGACGTCCTGGATCCTCAAGATCGTCGAGCGGCTCCGGCGCGACGGAGGGAGCCCGGCCGATCTCGATCTTGTCCTCGATCTGGCCGACGGGATCAGGGGCCGGACGCTCTGCCCGCTCGGCGACGCGGCGGCCCTGCCCATCCGCGCCCTGGTGACGAAGTTCCGCGGCGAGCTCGATCAGGCGGTGTCCCGGTGAGCGGAGCCGGCCGCGTCGGCCTGACCATCGACGGCCTCAAGATCGAAGCGGCCGAGGGGACCAACGTCCTCCGGGCCGCCGAGCAGGCGGGGATCGCCATTCCGCACTTCTGCTATCACCCCGGCCTTGACGTCGAAGGCAGCTGCCGGATGTGCCTGGTCGAGATCGAAGGCCTGCCGAAGCTCGAGCTGGCCTGCTCCACGGTCGTCCGCGAAGGGATGGCCGTCCGGACCTCGACGGAGCGCGTCCGCGAGGCGCGCCGGGACGTCCTCGAGTTCCTGCTGGCCGAGCATCCGCTCGACTGTCCCATCTGCGACAAGGCGGGCGAGTGCCGCCTTCAGGATTATTACGATCTCCACGGACGGCGCGCCGGCCGGATGTCCGAGCCGCGCGAGCGCCGGGACAAGAAGGCGCGGATCGGCCGCGGCCTCATCCTCGACCGGGAGCGCTGCGTCCTCTGCACTCGCTGCGTCCGCTTCCTGCGGAATGTGACCGGAACGGGAGAGCTGGGCGTGTTCGAGCGGGCGGTCCGGTCGGAGATCGGCGTCTTCGAAGGCTTCCCGGTCGACAACGACTATTCGGGCAATCTCGTCGATATCTGTCCCGTCGGGGCAATCACCGCCGAGGACTTCAGGTTCCGGACCCGGGCCTGGTTCCTGTCCCGCAAGCCCTCGGTCTGCCCCCATTGCGGCCGCGGCTGCGCCGTCAGCGTCGAGTCCGTCGCCGGCTACCCCCTGGATAACGGGGAGAGGCGGGTCTATCGCGTCGCCTCCCGCGAGAACCAGGCGGTCAACGGCTTTTGGATCTGCGATCTCGGCCGCGAGGGGCGGCGCGACATCGACGAGGCGCGCCGCGCCGTCCCGCTGAAAAAGGGCGCCCCGGCTCCCGGCCTGTCCCTGCCGACGGCCCTGGCCGACGTCGCCGCGGCCGTCCGCGGCCTCCCGGCCGGGGAGCGGGCGGGCGGGATCGCCGTGGTCCTGAACGGCCGCATGACCTGCGAGGAGCTGGCCCTGGCCCGGGCGCTCTTCGCCGGCGCCATGGGTCTCCGGAACGTCTTTTTCGCCGACCGGAAGCCGGGCCAGGCCGACGATCTGCTGCTGACGGCCGAGCGGACGCCCAACCTCCGCGGCGCCGTCGAGGCCGGCTTCGCGCCCCGGCTGCCGGCCCTCGACGATGTGGCCTCGGCGAAGGTGCTGATCGTCTTCGGCTCCCGCCTGGCCGAGCACTATGCCGGGCCCGATCTCGTCCGGGCCCTGGCTTCCGTTCCGGCGAAATTCCTTTTCTCGGCCCACGCCGGGCCGCTCGACGGTCTCGTGGACATCGCCTTTCCGGCGACCGTTCCGGCCGAAAAATCAGGGACTTACATCAACATCGAGGGCCTGCGCCAGGTTTTCGCCCAAGCCCTGGAGCCGGCTCCCGGCGTGGCTTCTGACGGCGACATCCTGACCCAGCTAGCCGGCCTGCTGGGCTCCGGCCGCGGAGACGCCGATGGCCGCTGACGTCCTCATCATCCTGGCCAAGGTCGTCCTGACCCTGGCCTGGACGCTCCTGCTGGCCCTGTTCCTGACCTGGGTCGAGCGGAAGCAGAGCGCGGTGATGCAGGACCGGATCGGGGCCAATCGCGCCTCCGTCCTCGGGCTGCGGCTCTTCGGCCTTTTTCAGCCGTTCGCCGACGCCATCAAGATGTTTTTCAAGGAAGACTTCGTCCCGTCCTTCGCCCAGAAGCCCCTGCATTGGCTGGCGCCCGTGGTCTCGTTCTTCTGCGTCTCCGTGACCATGATCGCCGTGCCCTTCGGCGACACGGTCCGGCTGTTCGGCCGGCGGATCCCCCTGCAGGTGGTCGATCTCAACGCCGCCGTCGTCTTCGTCCTGGCCATGCTCGGCCTGGCCGTCTACGGCATCCTGACCGGCGGCTGGGCCTCGTCGAGCCGGTTCGCCCTGATCGGCAGCCTCCGCGGCGCCGCCCAGCTCGTCTCGTACGAGGTCGCCCTCGGCCTGTCGCTCGTCGGCCTGATCATGGTCTTCCCGTCCCTCAGCCTGGCGAAGATCGTCGAGTGCCAGGGCGGGCTGCTGTTCGGGTTCCTGCCCAAGTGGGGGATATTCCTCCAGCCCCTGGGCTTCGCCGTCTTCTTCCTGGCGGGGCTGGCCGAGACCAAGCGGGTGCCCTTCGATCTGCCGGAGGGCGAGTCCGAGATCATCGGCTTCTACACGGAATATTCCGGGCTCAAGTTCGGGCTGTTCATGTTCACCGATTTCCTCGAGGTCATCGTCTTCGCCGCCATGGCCGCGACCCTCTTTTTCGGCGGCTGGCAGGTGCCCTGGCTCGGCGATGGAGGCTTCGTCTTTCCCTGGGGCGGCCGGATCGCCGCGGCGCCGTGGGCCGTGACGGTCCTGCGCGTCCTATCCTTCAATCTCAAGGTCCTGTTCTTCTGCTGGCTCCAGATCCTGACCCGGTGGACCTACCCGCGCTTCCGCTACGACCAGGTCATGGACCTCGGCTGGAAGGTCCTCGTGCCGGCCGGGGCCGTCAACATCCTCGCGACCGGGCTCTTCCTGGCGGGGCGATAGGAGGACCATGAGCAGCGCCTGGACCGTCGCCAAGGAGATCGTCAGGGGGTCGGCCATCACGGCCCGCCACTTCTTCGTCAACATGACCTTCCACACCCTGCGGCTGCTCGGCATCCGGAACCGCAGAAGGGGAGCGGTGACTTTCCAGTACCCCGAGGAGGTCAAGCCCCTGGCCGCGCGGCACCGCAGCCTGCACCGCCTCCGGCCGCGGCCGGACGGCCGGCCGAGCTGCGTCGCCTGCATGCTCTGCGTCACGGTCTGCCCTTCGGAATGCCTGTCCGTCGAGGCGGCCGAGGACCCGGACCCCGAGATCCAGAAGCTCCCGGCCAGGTTCGTCGTCGACCTCGACCGCTGCTGCTTCTGCGGCTTTTGCGTCGAAGCCTGTCCGGTCGACGCCATCCGCATGGACACCGGCGAGATCCGGCTGGCGGCCACGGACCGCGCCGGCCTGAGAGTCCGGTTGGACAAGCCATGAACGCCGCCGACAGGATAGCGGTCGGGGAGATCGAGGTCGTCCGCCTGCTTGACGGCACCTTCCGGGTGGACGGCGGGGCCATGTTCGGGGTCGTGCCCCGGACCCTCTGGGCCGCCCTGGCGCCGCCCGACCGCGAGAACCGGATCACGCTGGCCCTGAACTGCTATCTCGTCCGCGCCCCGGGCGCGACGATCCTGCTCGACACCGGCGTCGGGCCCGACCTCGGCCGTCGGTATGCGGACTTCTACGGCGTCGATCGCCGCCCCGGCCTCCTGGCGGGGCTGGCCGGCCTGGGCCTCGGGCCGGAGGACATCGACCTGGTCGTCAACAGCCACCTCCACTTCGATCACTGCGGCGGGAACACGATGAAGACGGCCGGCGGGACTTGGGCGCCCGCGTTTCCCGGGGCGCGCTACGCCGTCCAGCGCGGCGAATGGGAGCAGGCCCTGCATCCCGTCGGGCGGGACAAGCCGAGCTACATGCCGGCCCGGCTCAAGTCCCTGGCCGACTCGGGCCGCCTGACGCTCCTCGACGGCGACGGGCCCGTGGCGTCAGGCATCGAGGCCGTCATCGTCGCCGGCCACACGGCCTTCCACCAGGGGATCAAGGTCTCGTCGGCCGGCCGGACCTTTTTCTTCGCCGCCGACGCCGTGCCCACGGCGGCCCACGTCGGGCTCGACTGCATCATGAGCTACGACCTCTACCCGGTCGACACGTACGAGACGAAGAAGGCGCTCCTGGAGCGGGCCGAGGCCGGCGGCTGGGCCCTGGGCTTCAGCCACGACCTGGCGATGCCGTTCGGCCGCCTGCGCCGCGCCGGCCGCCGGCTCGAGGCCGCGCCCGCGGAGGGCGACGCGGCCGGGCCCGAAAGAGATTGACTTTTCGGAAGCCCGTCTTTAAGATGAGCCTTCTGCAAATTCCGAGGAGGTTGTCAATGAAGAAAGTGACCGTCGAAGAGCTGCTCGCCAAGGCCCAGCAGCCGTCCCTGGACGCCCCGAGGCTCCACAGGTTCTACAAGGGCAAGATGGGCACCGCCGTCAAGTGCCGCGTCCGCGATTTCAACGACTTCGCGATCTGGTACACGCCCGGCGTCGCGGCCGTCTGCAAGGAGATCCAGGCCGACAAGCAGAAGGCCTACGAGTACACGAACAAGTGGAATTCCGTGGCCGTCATCAGCGA includes the following:
- a CDS encoding NADH-quinone oxidoreductase subunit C, yielding MGPETLIGEIRARLGPAVEGVADSFGDPVLVLRAADVRPALAALREPPFDYAVLLDLTCVDYAAGEGRFELVYHLYSLSRNVRLRLKASVPAADPAVGSLVGLWKNAEWLEREVFDMFGVRFEGHPYLRRLLTYEGFEGHPLRKSYPWRLEQPRIPMKGEG
- a CDS encoding NADH-quinone oxidoreductase subunit D; translation: MDPRTRLERQARPESMLVNMGPSHPAMHGTMRIMLELDAERIVNAECEIGYLHRGFEKTCENRTWFNLLIYTDRLNYVSPLINNLGYAMTMEKMLGLAVPERAQLIRVLMSELSRVSDHLTSLAAMAMENGAFTVFLYMMKAREFLWDVIEQTAGARMTTSYIRIGGVRADLRPGWRTSLATAVGETRRVLKDVAGLLDKNSIFIGRTRGVGAISKDDALSYGWTGPCLRSTGIAYDVRKAHPYLVYDRLDFEVPVGECGDSYDRYSVRMREMEQSLRILEQVAALIPDAAPLPAGPAIEPGEAIRRSRRARAAGPIRLSPNLEGSEKERLAGLTAGDGRAGVPPKEDAYTTMEGLIAHFLFFMNGKGIRPPKGDVYFSVEGGNGEVGFYIVSDGTDRPYRLHLRAPCFHIVSALDELIKGRLVADVVPTFGSLNMIGGELDR
- a CDS encoding NAD(P)H-dependent oxidoreductase subunit E, translating into MTYSPSPDALRRIEEAIALYPERTAALLPVLRIIQEEAGFIPPAAEIWAAAKLGVRPARVREVLSFYSMLRRAPGGRHTLEICRNISCYLAGAEDLLGFISGILGIKPGETTPDGAISLAAVECLGNCDHAPCLQVDGVDRGPMTREAAAALIKELKGNG
- the nuoF gene encoding NADH-quinone oxidoreductase subunit NuoF is translated as MAETTSVPLLPADEGAWRLESYLRGGGYATARRVITSMAPADVVAEVRKASLRGRGGAGFPAGTKWGFVPQGGSGPRYLCVNADEAEPGTFKDRLVLLRAPHRLLEGMLITAFAVGIRSAFIYVRGEYGPMARRLEEAIVEARAAGLAGPGLFGTGFGLEIVVHRGAGAYICGEETALLESLEGRRSQPRVKPPFPAAVGLFRSPTVINNVETIASVPGIMARGADWFLGRGRPNDGGTRLYCVSGAVRKPGVYELPVGTPLREIIELHAGGPPEGTAIKAVIPGGLSAPLLAAGEIDVAMDVGSLAGAGSMLGSAGIIVVPRGAPMLDVLLTTARFYAHESCGKCAPCRLGTSWILKIVERLRRDGGSPADLDLVLDLADGIRGRTLCPLGDAAALPIRALVTKFRGELDQAVSR
- a CDS encoding 2Fe-2S iron-sulfur cluster-binding protein, whose translation is MSGAGRVGLTIDGLKIEAAEGTNVLRAAEQAGIAIPHFCYHPGLDVEGSCRMCLVEIEGLPKLELACSTVVREGMAVRTSTERVREARRDVLEFLLAEHPLDCPICDKAGECRLQDYYDLHGRRAGRMSEPRERRDKKARIGRGLILDRERCVLCTRCVRFLRNVTGTGELGVFERAVRSEIGVFEGFPVDNDYSGNLVDICPVGAITAEDFRFRTRAWFLSRKPSVCPHCGRGCAVSVESVAGYPLDNGERRVYRVASRENQAVNGFWICDLGREGRRDIDEARRAVPLKKGAPAPGLSLPTALADVAAAVRGLPAGERAGGIAVVLNGRMTCEELALARALFAGAMGLRNVFFADRKPGQADDLLLTAERTPNLRGAVEAGFAPRLPALDDVASAKVLIVFGSRLAEHYAGPDLVRALASVPAKFLFSAHAGPLDGLVDIAFPATVPAEKSGTYINIEGLRQVFAQALEPAPGVASDGDILTQLAGLLGSGRGDADGR
- a CDS encoding complex I subunit 1 family protein codes for the protein MAADVLIILAKVVLTLAWTLLLALFLTWVERKQSAVMQDRIGANRASVLGLRLFGLFQPFADAIKMFFKEDFVPSFAQKPLHWLAPVVSFFCVSVTMIAVPFGDTVRLFGRRIPLQVVDLNAAVVFVLAMLGLAVYGILTGGWASSSRFALIGSLRGAAQLVSYEVALGLSLVGLIMVFPSLSLAKIVECQGGLLFGFLPKWGIFLQPLGFAVFFLAGLAETKRVPFDLPEGESEIIGFYTEYSGLKFGLFMFTDFLEVIVFAAMAATLFFGGWQVPWLGDGGFVFPWGGRIAAAPWAVTVLRVLSFNLKVLFFCWLQILTRWTYPRFRYDQVMDLGWKVLVPAGAVNILATGLFLAGR
- a CDS encoding NADH-quinone oxidoreductase subunit I, whose translation is MSSAWTVAKEIVRGSAITARHFFVNMTFHTLRLLGIRNRRRGAVTFQYPEEVKPLAARHRSLHRLRPRPDGRPSCVACMLCVTVCPSECLSVEAAEDPDPEIQKLPARFVVDLDRCCFCGFCVEACPVDAIRMDTGEIRLAATDRAGLRVRLDKP
- a CDS encoding MBL fold metallo-hydrolase, which codes for MNAADRIAVGEIEVVRLLDGTFRVDGGAMFGVVPRTLWAALAPPDRENRITLALNCYLVRAPGATILLDTGVGPDLGRRYADFYGVDRRPGLLAGLAGLGLGPEDIDLVVNSHLHFDHCGGNTMKTAGGTWAPAFPGARYAVQRGEWEQALHPVGRDKPSYMPARLKSLADSGRLTLLDGDGPVASGIEAVIVAGHTAFHQGIKVSSAGRTFFFAADAVPTAAHVGLDCIMSYDLYPVDTYETKKALLERAEAGGWALGFSHDLAMPFGRLRRAGRRLEAAPAEGDAAGPERD